CCGAAGGGCACCTACACGGCCGGCGGCAAGAAGTACTCGGTCATCAACGGCCACCGCGACGTGAAGTCGACCGCGTGCCCCGGCAAGTACGGCTACGCCTGGATCGGCGCCGTCGGCGGCCTGCGCGACCGTGCCAACACGTACATCTCCAAGGCCACCTCGGCCGCGGGCGCCCCGACGGCGGCCCCGGCCCCGATCAAGACCTACGCGACTCCCAAGGGAGTCAAGGTGTCCGCGTCGACGACCTCGGCGAACGTCTCCTGGGCGGCCGTCGCGGGTGCTCCCGGCTACCGCGTGATGGTCTCGCCGACGGGCAGCTCGGCCGGCGCGAAGTACTACAACGTCGGCGGCACGTCCGCGACGATCACCGGCCTTTACTCGCGTCGCACCTACGTGTTCCGCGTGTCGGTCTGGAACCCCACGGCGAAGAAGCGCGTGAGCCCGTACACGGCCAAGCCCATGCCCACGGCTCGCACGCGGGCCTTCACGGCCCCCACGGGCCTGAAGCTGACCACGAGGACCTCGACGGGCCTGCGGTTCGCCTGGAAGGCGCAGGCGGGCGCTCCGGCCTACCGGGTCATGTACTGGGAGACCGGCACGACGAAGAAGCACTACGTCACGGCCTACAAGAACGCCGTCGCGATCAAGAAGCTCAAGCGGGGCGGCAAGTACCAGGTGCGCGTCTCGGTCTTCTCGCCCGGCACGGGGGAGCGCGTGAGCGCCTACTCGGCCAAGCCCTACCCCGCCGGCACCACGCTGGGAGCCACGAGCACGGCGCCGAAGCCGGCGCCGAAGCCGGCCCCGGCGCCCTCGGCACGCAACGTCGTCAAGCCCGCGGGCGGCAAGGTGACCTTCAAGGGGCACGGCTACGGGCACGGCATCGGCATGAGCCAGTACGGCGCCGAGGGCGGCGCCCGCGCGGGCCAGAAGTACGACGCGATCCTGAAGAAGTACTACCCGGGCACGAAGCTGACGTTCAAGTCCGCCACGATCCGCGTGCACGTCTCGGCCGACACGACGAACTCGGTCCAGGTGAAGCACCAGAGCGGGCTGAAGCTGCGCACGCTGGCCAACAACGCCGTCCAGGCGCTGCCCGCGAAGGTCGGCTCGAGGACGGTCTCGGACTGGACGATCGACACCGCTCCGAGCAACCGCGGACTGAACACGGTCTCCTACAAGTCCGGCTCGGCCTGGTACGCGTTCCGCACCTTCAAGTCGGACGCCCAGTTCGAGGGCCCCGCGACCGTCCGGCTGGTGATGCCGAACGGCGGCACCCGCGCGTACCGGGGCGCGCTGCGCTCCACCAAGCCGACGAAGACCTCGCGGGACACCGTCAACGTCCTGAGCCTCGAGGCCTACGTGCGTGGCGTCGTGGCCCGTGAGATGCCGTCCAGCTGGAGCATGGAGGCGCTCAAGGCGCAGTCGGTCGCGGCGCGCACGTTCGGCTCGCGGTACCTCGGCTCGTCGAGGCACTACGACATCTGCGACACCGTCTCGTGCCAGGTGTACGGCGGGTTCGCCGACGAGACGAAGCGCACCAACGACGCGATCCTCGGCACCAAGGGCAAGATCCTGACCTACCAGGGCGCTCCGGCGCTGACGCAGTTCTCGAGCTCCTCGGGCGGCTTCACCAACCAGGGCTCGACGCCGTACCTCAAGGCGGTCAGCGACCCGTGGGACAACTGGGCGGGCAACAAGAACCACGCGTGGAGCCAGGCGGTCAGCGCCTCGGTGATCCAGAAGAAGTACCCGACCATCGGCACGCTGAAGTCGATCACGGTCACGAAGCGCAACGGTCACGGCTCGCTGGGTGGCCGCGTGGTCTCGATGAAGCTGCAGGGCTCCAAGGCGAGCCGAACCATCACGGGCGTCGACGCGCGCTGGGCGTTCGGGCTGAAGTCGGACTGGTTCGGCTTCTGAGGGTCGCGGATGGGATGATCGTCCCATGCTGAGCGCACGACTCTGGATCACGATCGTCACGGCCGCCGTGGCCAATGCCGTCTCCCTCGGCGTCGCCGCGTGGCTGCTCGACGGCTTCACGCTGACGCTGGGCTGGTGGGTGGCGGCCGTCGTGCTGTTCACGGTGCTGAGCGTCGTGCTGCGCACCCTCGCACTGCGCCTGCTCGGTCCGGGCTGGCTGCGCGTCTACACGATCGCCGGCGGCCTGGCCCTCACGGCGCTCGCGCTCGTGCTCACCGACGTGATCGTGCCGAGCCCGGGCTTCGACATCGACGGCTGGGGCACCTGGGCGGTCGCGACCTTGATCGTGTGGGCCACCGGCGTCGCCTTCGGCGAGGTCGACCACCACGCCCCGGCCTCCACGCCCGGCGTCTCGCCCGACACCCGCGCCGCCGTGCGCGAGGGCGACCGCCGCGCCTCCTGAGCCGCACGCGGCTCCGAGACAACGAAACGCGCCCTCCCCGACGGGGAGGGCGCGTTCAGTGTTGCGGCTTGCGTTGACTCAGTCCTTCAGGTCGCAGATGACGGCGCCCGCGCCGACGGTCTCGCCGATGGCGGCGGAGAGGCCGGTGACGGTGCCCGCCTTGTGGGCGTTGATGGGCTGCTCCATCTTCATCGCCTCGATGACCAGGACCAGGTCGCCCTCGGCGACCTCCTGGCCCTCCTCGACGGCGAGCTTGACGACGGTGCCCTGCATGGGCGACGTCAGCGAGTCGCCGCTGGCGGCCGCGCCCGCGGACTTGCCCGCCTTGCGCTTGGCCTTCTTGGTGCCCGTGGCGGCGGCGCTGGCACCCAGACCGCCCGGCAGGACGACCTCGACGCGCTTGCCGCCGACCTCGACCGTGACGCGCTCGCGCTCGCCCGGCTCGTCGGTCTCGGACGGGCCCGAGTAGGGCTCGAGCTGGTTGTCGTAGTCGGTCTCGATCCACGTCGTGTAGACGTCGAACGATCCCTCGGAGCCATCCTTGTTCAGCGCGTTGTACGCGGCGTTGTCCAGCACGTCGCGGTGGAACGGGATCACCGTGGGCATGCCCTCGACGACGAACTCGTCCAGCGCGCGGCGCGAGCGCTCGATGGCCTGCTCACGCGTGCGGCCGGTGACGATCAGCTTGGCGACGAGGGAGTCGAACGCGCCGGGGATCGTCTCGCCCTCCTCGTAGCCGGCGTCGAGGCGGACGCCGGGGCCCGACGGGGGCGCCCACTTGGTCAGGGTGCCGGGCGCGGGCAGGAAGCCGCGGCCGCCGTCCTCGGCGTTGATGCGGAACTCGATCGAGTGACCGATGATCTCGGGGTCGTCGTAGCCCAGCTCCTCGCCGGCGGCGATGCGGAACATCTCGCGCACGAGGTCGATGCCGGTGACCTCCTCGGAGACCGGGTGCTCCACCTGCAGGCGCGTGTTGACCTCGAGGAAGCTGATGGTGCCGTCGCGGGCGACGAGGAACTCGCAGGTTCCGGCGCCGACGTAGCCGGCCTCCTTGAGGATCGCCTTGGACGAGGCGTAGAGGCTTGCGATCTGGTCCTCGCTCAGGAACGGCGCGGGCGCCTCCTCGACGAGCTTCTGGTGGCGACGCTGCAGCGAGCAGTCGCGGGTCGACACGACCACGACGTTGCCGTGGCTGTCGGCCAGGCACTGGGTCTCGACGTGACGCGGCTTGTCGAGGAACTTCTCGACGAGGCACTCGCCGCGGCCGAAGGCGCTGACGGCCTCACGGACGGCGGACTCGTACGCCTCGGGGATCTCCTCGAGCGTCTTGGCGACCTTGAGGCCGCGCCCACCGCCACCGAAGACCGCCTTGATGGCGACCGGCAGGCCGTACTCCTTCGCGAACGCGACGACCTCGTCGGCGTCCTTGACCGGGTCCTTGGTGCCGGGCGCGAGCGGCGCGTCGGCGATCTGCGCGATGTGCTTGGCCTTGGCCTTGTCGCCCAGGCTCGTGATCGCGGCCGGCGGCGGGCCGATCCAGATCAGCCCGGCGTCGATGACGGCCTGGGCGAAGTCGGCGTTCTCGGCCAGGAAGCCGTAGCCGGGATGCACGCTGTCGGCGCCGGAGCGCTCCGCGATCGCGATGATCTTCTCGATCGACAGGTAGGAGTCGCCGGGGGTGGAACCCTCCAGCGAGTACGCCTCGTCGGCGAGGCGCACGAACAGCGCATCGCGGTCGGGCTCGGCGTAGACCGCCACGCTGGCGATTCCGGAATCCTTCGCGGCGCGGATCACGCGGACCGCGATCTCGCCACGGTTGGCGACCAGGACCTTCTGCAGGGGCTTGCTCACGAATACTCCTCGCGTCTGAACGGCAGTGGCGAGTCTAAGGGAGTGTGGTGGAGGTCATTTCGTCGCCCCGGCGAGGTTAACGCCTGTTAACCTTTCGTCCATGGACTTCGAACTGTCTCGTGAGCACGAGGACTTCCGTCGGGTCGTCCGCGACTTCGCCGCCGAGCGGATCGCGCCCCACGTCGCGCAGTGGGACAGGGAGCACCACTTCCCGGTCGACGTCGTGCGGGCGATGGGCGACCTCGGGCTGTTCGGCCTGACCGCTCCGGAGGAGTTCGGCGGCTCGGGTGCGGACTTCACCAGCCTGTGCCTGGCCATCGAGGAGCTCGGCCGTGTGGACCAGTCGATCGGCATCACCCTCGAGGCGGGCGTGGGACTGGGCATCAACCCGATCCAGACGTTCGGAACGCCCGAGCAGAAGGAGCGCTGGCTGCCCGACCTCGTCGCCGGCCGGGCGCTGGCGGGCTTCGGCCTCACGGAGCCGGGCGCCGGGTCCGACGCCGGCGCCACCGCCACGAAGGCCGTGCTCGACGGCGACTCCTGGGTGGTCGACGGGGCGAAGCAGTTCATCACCAACTCGGGCAGCGAGATCACGTCGCTCGTCACGGTCACGGCGCGCACGGGGAGCCGCCCGGATGGGCGCCCGGAGATCTCGGCGATCATCGTCCCGGCGGGCACGCCCGGGTTCGTGGCCGAGGCCCCCTACGACAAGCTCGGCTGGCACATCAGCGACACGCACGCGCTGAGCTTCAGCGGCGTCCGCGTGCCCGAGGACCACCTGCTGGGCGAGCGGGGACGCGGCTACGCGCAGTTCCTGGCGACCCTCGACGACGGCCGGGTCGCGATCGCCGCGCTGGCGGTCGGCCTGATCGAGGCGTGCCTGGAGGAGTGCGTGCGGTACGCGGGGGAGCGCCAGACGTTCGGTGGCCCGATCGGGCGCAAGCAGGGCGTGGCGTTCCAGATCGCCGACCTGAAGGTGATGGCGGACGCGGCCCGGGCGCTGACCTACCAGGCGGCGGCGATGAAGGACGCGGGGATCACCGGCCAGCGCTTCAAGCAGGCGGCGTCGGTGGCGAAGCTCTACAGCTCGGAGGCCGCGGTGACCGCGACGCGCGTGGCGACGCAGGTGTTCGGCGGGTACGGCTTCATGGAGGAGTACCCCGTGGCGCGGTTCTACCGCGACGCGAAGATCCTCGAGATCGGCGAGGGCACGAGCGAGGTGCAACGCATGCTCATCGCACGCTCGCTCGGCCTGCCGGTCGAGTAGTTCGGGTCAGAGCGCGGTCATCGAGCGGCACGGAAGCGGTATGTGCACCGCGCCGTTGCCGAAGTCGACCTGCGCCGAGTTCTTGCCCTGGACGCTGAGGACGCGACCGAGGCCGAACGAGTCGTGGGACACGCGCGCGCCCACTTCGTAGACCTCGTCAGCCACGTCGGGCTTCTTCGGGAAAGGGCTGCTCGCGAGGTGGCGTCGCGGACGCTGTGAGGTGGCCATCGTTCTTCCATGGTCCCACGCTCAGCCTGAATGGTGGACCGATTCTTCGTTCCCTGAGACGAATGAGGGCCGAATCGGCATTCCGGGCCGATAGGGTTCAGCGGTTCGGTCGCACATTTCTCGGGAGGTCCAGCGGTGTTCACCCTGTTCGTTTTGGTCGGTCTGGTCGCAGGAGTCGTCGGCGCGGTGCTGGTGGGTCGGCACCTGCGGGCGCAGTCCAAGCCGTCCGCGCCGGCGACCGGCACGGCGCTCGTGCTGGGCCTGCTCGCGGTGATCGTCGCCGTGGTCTCGATGACCGCGATCGTGCCGACGCGCGAGATCGGCGTCGTCACGTCGTTCGGCCGTCCCGTCGCCGTGTGGTCGAACGGCCTCCACGTGAAGGCGCCGTGGCAGAAGGTCAACAAGCTCGACGGCACGATCCAGACCGACAACTTCACCGGCGCCGACCGCGCGATCGACATCCGCATCGGCAACGGCTCCACCTCCGGCGTCGACGCGACGATCCGCTGGCGCATCCGTCTCGAGGCGGGCAAGGAGCTCTACCAGGACTACCGCCAGATGGAGAACATCCGTGACTCCCTCGTCACGCGCGAGCTCAAGGCCGCTCTGAACGAGGTGCTGGGCGACTACGACCCCCTCGAGTCGGTCAAGGCCGGGATCGGCTCCGACGGCGCCACCACCTCGGCGGGCGTCGACCTGAACGCCTACTCGGAGCAGGTGCACGAGGCGCTGTCCGAGCGCGTCGGCGAGGACGTCGAGGTGCTCAGCGTGATCCTGCCGATCATCCGCTTCGACAAGCAGACGCAGGAGAAGATCAACGCCTATCAGGCCGAGGTCGCCAACACGCGGATCGCCCAGCAGCGCGAGGCCACCGCGAAGGCGCAGGCCCTGGCGAACAAGAACCTGGCCGGCTCGGTCTCGCGCGATCCGAACGTGCTCGTCTCCAAGTGCCTCGACTCGCTCGAGGAGATGGTCAAGGCCGGCCAGGAGGTCCCGATCGGGTTCTCCTGCTGGCCCGGCGGGGCCGGCACCTCGGTGGTGCTGCCGCAGGTCGGGAAGGCCGAGACCGACCGCTGATCAGCGGCGGCGACGCACGAGCACCAGGACGCCGGCCGCGAGGGCCACGGCCACCACCGCGCCGCCGATCACCCACGGCAGGAGCGAGCCAGAGTCCCCGGCCTGAGCCGCCGCCTCCGGCTCGACGTCGTCGGTCTGCTCCGCGGCGGTCGTGACGGGGGAGTCGACCAGACGCGAGTCGGCCACCGGAGGGGTGAGCCCCTCGACCTCGGCGTACGTCGGGGCGACGTCTCCGAGCACGTTCTCGCGCTCGAGCGTCAGCGTGTACGGCAGGTTCGTCTCGTCCCCGCGCAGCTTGAGGCTGACGACGACGTAGTGCATCCCCGCGAGCGAGGCCCCCTCACGCGTGGTGTCGTTCTGCGACCGGTTCGCGGGGTGCAGCGGCCATGACATCGCGCCGGTGCGGAACGCGATGTTCTCGCGCAGGTTCGCCCACGGGTCGCGGGTCCAGTCCTCCGGCCAGTTCCCGTAGAGGCTGATCGTCACGTCGCGCCGCAGCGGGTTGATGACCGAGACGTCCAGGCCGCTCCCGATGGCAGCGGCGTCCCGGACCTCGTCCGTGAGCTTCGCGTCGACCTGGGCCCGCACCTGCTCGCCCCAGTCGACCGGGACCGCGAGGACCTGCGTCTCGCCGGCGCTGATGTCCAGCTGGTACGTCCCGGGACCGACCTCGGGCGCGCTCGCGATGCTCGTGCCGGGGACCGCCTCGGTGGCCGTGCCGGGCGTCGGGGCGACCCACTCCGGCTCGTCCCCGGCGGTGCCGGGCGCGAGGTCGGAGGTGATGGGCGGCTCCTCGTAGACGGCCAGCTCGATCGGGCGGCCCTCGATCTGCCCGACGCTGCGCTCCACCTGCACGCCGAGCTCGTCGTCGGTGCGGCACTCGGAGTCCGGATCCCGCACCCAGCTGGAGACGCCGCCGTAGTAGACCGGCGACCGGCTGGACATGTCGAGGCCGTACGTGGTCGAGGACGCGCACGTGAGACCGCCGATGCGCTTCGTCCCCAGGGTCGCGGCCGCCCCGAGGTCACCGCTGACACCGCTGATCACGGCGCCGACGTGAACGGTCGAGTCGGGCGCCGTCCGCGCCACGCGGTAGTTCGCGGGCCCGCCGACCGCGACCGTGTCGGTGTACTGCCCCGGAGCCAGCAGGGGAGCCCCGTCCTCCGTGGGCGTGCCCTTCACCGGGGTCCCGGTGAGGTCGAAGGGCCGCGAGGCGCGCACGGAGGAGACGCGCAGGCTGTCGGTCAGGCTCTCGGCGTCGTCGGCGTCGTAGTACGTGCCGTGGCCCTCGTCGGCGACGCACTGCAGCGTCTTCTTCGCCCGCCCGGAGACGTCGAACCCGACGACGTCGATGCGGATGTCGATGCCGTCCTTCGCGATCTCGCGGGCGACGACGCAGGGGTCGGGGTCGCAGGTCGGCTCGCCGTCGGAGACCAGCACGATCGTGCGCTGGCCCGCGTCGCCGAGGTCCTTCGCGGCCTCGCGCAGGGCGTGGCTCGTGGGGGTCCAGCCGACGGGCTCGTAGTCGGCGACGGCCTTCCGTAGCTCGTCCCGGTTGTCCGAGCCGAGGTCGACGACGCGCTCCGAGTCGGTGCACGCGGCCGGGTCGTCCTCGGCGACGTCGCTGGCCCCGTAGACCCGGAAGCCGACGCGCTGCTCGTCAGGGAGCCCGTCGATCACCGCGTCGAGGCCGTCCTTCGCCGCCTGGATGCGGGTGGACCCGCCGCCCGTGCGCTCGGCCATCGAGCCGGAGGCGTCCATCACGAGCATCATCGCCGTGTCGGAGGCGGGCTCGTCGGTCGCGCGCTCCACGGCGCCGGCGGGCCAGCTCAGTGCGGTGGCCGCCAGCAGGATCGAGCCGACGACGGACAGGGTCTTGATCAACGTGCTCTCCCCGAGACGAGTGACATGTGTCGGGGTCATGCTGCCACGTCAGCGCCAGAGGGAGGTCCACTCGACGCCGAGGTCGCGGGCCATCTCGCGCAGGGCCGGGACGCTGACGCCGACCACGTTGTGGTGGTCGCCCTCGATGCGGGTGACGAACGCGGCGCCGAGCCCGTCGATCGTGAAGGCGCCGGCGACCTGCAGCGGCTCGCCGCTGGCGACGTAGGCGTCGATCTCGTCGTCGGTGACGTTCGCGAAGTGCACGCGGGTGGCCGCGTGGCGGACCACCTCGTCGGAGCCCAGGCGCAGGCAGTGGCCG
This genomic interval from Aeromicrobium choanae contains the following:
- a CDS encoding acetyl/propionyl/methylcrotonyl-CoA carboxylase subunit alpha; its protein translation is MSKPLQKVLVANRGEIAVRVIRAAKDSGIASVAVYAEPDRDALFVRLADEAYSLEGSTPGDSYLSIEKIIAIAERSGADSVHPGYGFLAENADFAQAVIDAGLIWIGPPPAAITSLGDKAKAKHIAQIADAPLAPGTKDPVKDADEVVAFAKEYGLPVAIKAVFGGGGRGLKVAKTLEEIPEAYESAVREAVSAFGRGECLVEKFLDKPRHVETQCLADSHGNVVVVSTRDCSLQRRHQKLVEEAPAPFLSEDQIASLYASSKAILKEAGYVGAGTCEFLVARDGTISFLEVNTRLQVEHPVSEEVTGIDLVREMFRIAAGEELGYDDPEIIGHSIEFRINAEDGGRGFLPAPGTLTKWAPPSGPGVRLDAGYEEGETIPGAFDSLVAKLIVTGRTREQAIERSRRALDEFVVEGMPTVIPFHRDVLDNAAYNALNKDGSEGSFDVYTTWIETDYDNQLEPYSGPSETDEPGERERVTVEVGGKRVEVVLPGGLGASAAATGTKKAKRKAGKSAGAAASGDSLTSPMQGTVVKLAVEEGQEVAEGDLVLVIEAMKMEQPINAHKAGTVTGLSAAIGETVGAGAVICDLKD
- a CDS encoding SPFH domain-containing protein translates to MFTLFVLVGLVAGVVGAVLVGRHLRAQSKPSAPATGTALVLGLLAVIVAVVSMTAIVPTREIGVVTSFGRPVAVWSNGLHVKAPWQKVNKLDGTIQTDNFTGADRAIDIRIGNGSTSGVDATIRWRIRLEAGKELYQDYRQMENIRDSLVTRELKAALNEVLGDYDPLESVKAGIGSDGATTSAGVDLNAYSEQVHEALSERVGEDVEVLSVILPIIRFDKQTQEKINAYQAEVANTRIAQQREATAKAQALANKNLAGSVSRDPNVLVSKCLDSLEEMVKAGQEVPIGFSCWPGGAGTSVVLPQVGKAETDR
- a CDS encoding SpoIID/LytB domain-containing protein yields the protein MHSWLTRCSIGLTTIAVAGACLMLPAPAQAAGTDIVVSSPATTAAAEATTTAPVSEAVEVEQTAVKPDPAADGDAVERAAVDPFRMVGVTWGASSDATDVSVRVQVRTNGTWSDWQSLDIEDSVDGGRPGTAPLWTEAPADGVAVEVKAGSGTTQDVKVTTIDPGKPEVVTPVTPAAYSLSEEEDEGTTEAVAADGTPKVVPMPSIITRAQWKAGAGTSCSAPVTRPKALGVVIHHTAGSNTYTKSESAGLVRSYQTYHVKGHGWCDIGYNFLVDRFGQIFEGRKGGMTKQVRAAHSGVDAVNQYATGVSMMGHFDYVKPSAAMQSAVVRLVGWRLKFFGAKPKGTYTAGGKKYSVINGHRDVKSTACPGKYGYAWIGAVGGLRDRANTYISKATSAAGAPTAAPAPIKTYATPKGVKVSASTTSANVSWAAVAGAPGYRVMVSPTGSSAGAKYYNVGGTSATITGLYSRRTYVFRVSVWNPTAKKRVSPYTAKPMPTARTRAFTAPTGLKLTTRTSTGLRFAWKAQAGAPAYRVMYWETGTTKKHYVTAYKNAVAIKKLKRGGKYQVRVSVFSPGTGERVSAYSAKPYPAGTTLGATSTAPKPAPKPAPAPSARNVVKPAGGKVTFKGHGYGHGIGMSQYGAEGGARAGQKYDAILKKYYPGTKLTFKSATIRVHVSADTTNSVQVKHQSGLKLRTLANNAVQALPAKVGSRTVSDWTIDTAPSNRGLNTVSYKSGSAWYAFRTFKSDAQFEGPATVRLVMPNGGTRAYRGALRSTKPTKTSRDTVNVLSLEAYVRGVVAREMPSSWSMEALKAQSVAARTFGSRYLGSSRHYDICDTVSCQVYGGFADETKRTNDAILGTKGKILTYQGAPALTQFSSSSGGFTNQGSTPYLKAVSDPWDNWAGNKNHAWSQAVSASVIQKKYPTIGTLKSITVTKRNGHGSLGGRVVSMKLQGSKASRTITGVDARWAFGLKSDWFGF
- a CDS encoding acyl-CoA dehydrogenase family protein codes for the protein MDFELSREHEDFRRVVRDFAAERIAPHVAQWDREHHFPVDVVRAMGDLGLFGLTAPEEFGGSGADFTSLCLAIEELGRVDQSIGITLEAGVGLGINPIQTFGTPEQKERWLPDLVAGRALAGFGLTEPGAGSDAGATATKAVLDGDSWVVDGAKQFITNSGSEITSLVTVTARTGSRPDGRPEISAIIVPAGTPGFVAEAPYDKLGWHISDTHALSFSGVRVPEDHLLGERGRGYAQFLATLDDGRVAIAALAVGLIEACLEECVRYAGERQTFGGPIGRKQGVAFQIADLKVMADAARALTYQAAAMKDAGITGQRFKQAASVAKLYSSEAAVTATRVATQVFGGYGFMEEYPVARFYRDAKILEIGEGTSEVQRMLIARSLGLPVE
- a CDS encoding phage holin family protein — translated: MLSARLWITIVTAAVANAVSLGVAAWLLDGFTLTLGWWVAAVVLFTVLSVVLRTLALRLLGPGWLRVYTIAGGLALTALALVLTDVIVPSPGFDIDGWGTWAVATLIVWATGVAFGEVDHHAPASTPGVSPDTRAAVREGDRRAS
- a CDS encoding VWA domain-containing protein codes for the protein MIKTLSVVGSILLAATALSWPAGAVERATDEPASDTAMMLVMDASGSMAERTGGGSTRIQAAKDGLDAVIDGLPDEQRVGFRVYGASDVAEDDPAACTDSERVVDLGSDNRDELRKAVADYEPVGWTPTSHALREAAKDLGDAGQRTIVLVSDGEPTCDPDPCVVAREIAKDGIDIRIDVVGFDVSGRAKKTLQCVADEGHGTYYDADDAESLTDSLRVSSVRASRPFDLTGTPVKGTPTEDGAPLLAPGQYTDTVAVGGPANYRVARTAPDSTVHVGAVISGVSGDLGAAATLGTKRIGGLTCASSTTYGLDMSSRSPVYYGGVSSWVRDPDSECRTDDELGVQVERSVGQIEGRPIELAVYEEPPITSDLAPGTAGDEPEWVAPTPGTATEAVPGTSIASAPEVGPGTYQLDISAGETQVLAVPVDWGEQVRAQVDAKLTDEVRDAAAIGSGLDVSVINPLRRDVTISLYGNWPEDWTRDPWANLRENIAFRTGAMSWPLHPANRSQNDTTREGASLAGMHYVVVSLKLRGDETNLPYTLTLERENVLGDVAPTYAEVEGLTPPVADSRLVDSPVTTAAEQTDDVEPEAAAQAGDSGSLLPWVIGGAVVAVALAAGVLVLVRRRR